One Lutra lutra chromosome 7, mLutLut1.2, whole genome shotgun sequence DNA window includes the following coding sequences:
- the MED6 gene encoding mediator of RNA polymerase II transcription subunit 6, translating to MAAVDIRDNLLGISWVDSSWIPILNSGSVLDYFSERSNPFYDRTCNNEVVKMQRLTLEHLNQMVGVEYILLHAQEPILFIIRKQQRQSPTQVIPLADYYIIAGVIYQAPDLGSVINSRVLTAVHGIQSAFDEAMSYCRYHPSKGYWWHFKDHEEQDKVKPKAKRKEEPSSIFQRQRVDALLLDLRQKFPPKFVQQKSGEKPVPVDQTKKEAEPVPETVKSEEKETTKNVQQIVSTKGPPEKRMRLQ from the exons ATGGCGGCGGTGGATATTCGAG ATAATCTGCTGGGAATCTCTTGGGTTGACAGTTCCTGGATCCCCATTTTGAACAGTGGAAGTGTCCTGGATTACTTTTCAGAAAGAAGTAATCCTTTTTATGACAGAACATGTAATAATGAGGTGGTCAAAATGCAGAGGCTAACATTAGAACACTTAAA TCAAATGGTTGGAGTAGAATACATCCTTTTACATGCTCAAGAACCCATTCTTTTTATCATTCGGAAGCAACAGCGGCAGTCCCCTACCCAAG tTATCCCACTGGCTGATTACTATATCATTGCTGGAGTGATCTATCAAGCCCCAGACTTGGGGTCTGTTATAAACTCTAGGGTG CTTACTGCGGTGCACGGCATTCAGTCAGCCTTTGATGAAGCCATGTCCTACTGTCGGTACCACCCTTCCAAAGGGTACTGGTGGCATTTCAAAGATCATGAAGAGCAAG ATAAAGTCAAACCTAAagctaaaaggaaagaagaaccaAGCTCTATTTTTCAGAGACAACGTGTGGATGCTTTACTCCTAGACCTAAGACAGAAATTTCCACCCAAATTTGTGCAG CAAAAGTCTGGAGAAAAGCCTGTCCCAG TGgatcagacaaagaaagaggcagaaccTGTACCAGAAACTGTAAAATCTGAAGAGAAGGAGACCACAAAGAACGTCCAACAGATAGTGAGCACCAAAGGCCCTCCTGAAAAACGAATGAGACTTCAGTGA